In one window of Musa acuminata AAA Group cultivar baxijiao chromosome BXJ3-2, Cavendish_Baxijiao_AAA, whole genome shotgun sequence DNA:
- the LOC103974760 gene encoding uncharacterized protein LOC103974760 isoform X1 yields the protein MESEAVPTDQTTDEIVEEKRVINEEIDMNGETNSHPKEPKKMDEEEKLKMVCSTDVEAAVATEAEEKSREKNESIVEDVKEDTESSNNEMSDSVALSAQVVEDEADPQQKAGISVSSEKREDESKKQYESDTQELSPGPVEDGEGNAGEILVEQQESEGVKGQVASDISKVPISETEDKKEEPVLSCTTAESAPKESGEDSQFEEFLVDAHVTGDSSEQKISNSNSSEDDMKVENFASESIEMVPDFLESSDGAGEIMKDTMEERTESRTIEDGVKEVAVVAGFSEVPDVINLIEIAAATSAVGRAEETVKPEVGITDDKQEFRDVEEPVMDQVNGASSSSETVDVSTKEDSSVVSLEMVKDKDDSLENKNEIPLEATYPVKEVVADSEVSKVATFVDPIESSNTTSAIKTIEETQGLEAKIVDGKQEAFTEIDEPEVEEQAMNQANEVDATSETVEVAVKEDKDTVTAEMVEDKDSSLHNLTEAHMEPLATANTPLSTNGTSSIQAFDEVTQDKLIENEEQSIAETSKVDPAGLTADVSIEIIGDKKDDCLEDKTSIELPNGVDVTGEILETPFEEVKDPEDVAMVEEKNDPVEEVADDSDVLVVPAVVHPTESSSTSSTIITTEESREIEAKTIDVKQEAVTEIKEPKVEERKMNQANEVDATSDTVQVAVKEENDMVTVAIEEDNDLNNLSEADVVAIINPVKEDATDFGMPKPHATANITQSTNLTSAIQIADEITQPKAEVIYEKKDKLTEVEEQSMTETNKVDSASLTAEVPLEGEKANVSTQKFEDKKDDIFGSNTSTDNPNGVDAPGEISEIHFKEVKGPEEAYMVQEKNDPSQVVAKVKDIEDKSLKDDRATLLETSKNLDCGIETADAALDGKRNLEVTEIVDGTKEDNLKNSTELESYSVVAEVVGESKVENLESEKTSLIEAFGMAGVSSELDKSSTGNEMVKEKCKNSARNKITLGEITNYAGINSDASNVFPVQDKTSEGHEVTQEKGKEAKDYECSIVKESKDESITSKENYAETVRDLDKETNVVAALGATRTMDAEKDKEGAQDEEGTENPKDENLIMTPKCADVMKVEGEAPKQDIPAKPSQRHSNNIISKLKQSLIKAKKIMMGKSPSSKNMSAKSKQEIK from the exons ATGGAGTCTGAGGCTGTGCCAACAGATCAAACAACTGATGAG ATTGTTGAGGAGAAAAGAGTTATCAACGAGGAGATAGACATGAATGGAGAGACTAATTCCCATCCAAAAGAACCTAAAAAGATGGATGAGGAAGAAAAGCTAAAGATGGTGTGTTCAACAGATGTTGAAGCTGCTGTTGCCACTGAAGCAGAAGAAAAATCCAGAGAAAAGAATGAATCCATTGTTGAGGATGTGAAAGAGGATACAGAATCTAGTAACAATGAGATGTCAGATTCAGTGGCTTTGTCTGCTCAGGTTGTGGAAGATGAAGCAGATCCTCAACAAAAAGCTGGCATTTCAGTTTCTTCAGAGAAAAGAGAAGATGAATCAAAGAAACAATATGAATCTGACACGCAAGAACTGTCACCAGGACCAGTAGAAGATGGAGAAGGGAATGCAGGTGAGATTTTGGTTGAACAACAAGAATCTGAAGGTGTCAAAGGTCAAGTGGCTTCAGATATCTCCAAAGTTCCAATCTCAGAAACAGAGGACAAAAAGGAAGAGCCAGTTTTGTCATGCACTACCGCGGAGTCTGCACCCAAAGAAAGTGGGGAGGATTCCCAATTTGAAGAATTCTTGGTTGATGCTCATGTCACTGGTGATTCTTCAGagcaaaagataagcaactcaaACAGCTCAGAAGATGACATGAAAGTTGAGAATTTTGCATCAGAAAGCATAGAAATGGTTCCAGATTTTCTTGAATCATCTGATGGAGCTGGAGAGATCATGAAGGACACCATGGAAGAACGAACAGAGAGCAGAACAATCGAAGACGGAGTGAAAGAAGTTGCAGTTGTTGCTGGTTTTTCTGAAGTTCCTGATGTCATAAACCTGATTGAGATTGCTGCTGCTACTTCAGCTGTTGGAAGAGCTGAAGAGACTGTAAAGCCAGAAGTTGGAATCACAGATGACAAACAAGAATTTAGAGATGTTGAAGAACCAGTAATGGATCAGGTAAATGGAGCTAGTTCTTCTAGTGAGACTGTTGATGTCTCAACCAAGGAAGACAGCAGTGTTGTAAGTCTTGAAATGGTCAAGGACAAGGATGACAGTTTGGAAAATAAGAATGAGATTCCATTGGAGGCTACATATCCAGTGAAAGAAGTTGTAGCTGACTCTGAAGTGTCTAAAGTTGCCACTTTTGTTGATCCAATTGAGTCCAGTAATACTACTTCAGCTATTAAAACTATTGAGGAAACTCAAGGGCTAGAAGCTAAAATCGTAGATGGCAAGCAAGAAGCATTTACTGAAATTGACGAACCTGAAGTTGAAGAACAAGCAATGAATCAGGCAAATGAAGTTGATGCTACCAGTGAAACTGTGGAGGTTGCAGTAAAGGAAGACAAGGATACTGTAACAGCTGAGATGGTTGAGGATAAGGATAGCAGTTTGCACAATTTGACTGAGGCTCATATGGAACCTCTTGCTACTGCAAATACCCCTCTGTCAACAAATGGCACTTCATCTATTCAAGCTTTTGATGAGGTCACACAAGACAAGTTGATAGAAAATGAAGAACAGTCGATCGCTGAAACAAGCAAAGTTGACCCTGCTGGTTTGACTGCAGATGTGAGCATTGAGATAATTGGGGATAAAAAGGATGATTGTTTAGAAGACAAGACTTCCATAGAGCTACCAAATGGTGTCGATGTGACTGGTGAAATTCTTGAAACCCCTTTTGAGGAAGTGAAAGACCCTGAAGATGTTGCCATGGTAGAAGAGAAGAATGATCCAGTGGAAGAAGTTGCAGATGATTCTGATGTGCTGGTAGTTCCTGCTGTTGTTCATCCAACAGAATCTAGTAGCACTAGTTCAACTATTATAACTACTGAAGAAAGTAGAGAGATTGAAGCTAAAACCATAGATGTCAAGCAAGAAGCAGTAACAGAAATTAAAGAACCAAAAGTCGAAGAACGAAAAATGAACCAGGCAAATGAAGTGGATGCTACTAGTGACACTGTGCAAGTTGCAGTAAAGGAAGAAAATGATATGGTAACAGTTGCAATAGAAGAGGATAACGATTTAAATAATTTAAGTGAGGCTGATGTGGTGGCTATAATAAATCCAGTGAAAGAAGATGCAACTGACTTTGGCATGCCTAAACCTCATGCTACTGCAAATATTACCCAGTCAACAAATCTCACTTCAGCTATTCAAATTGCCGATGAGATCACACAACCAAAAGCTGAAGTCATATATGAGAAGAAAGACAAGTTGACAGAAGTTGAGGAACAATCAATGACTGAAACAAACAAAGTTGATTCTGCTAGTTTAACTGCCGAAGTTCCATTAGAAGGAGAAAAGGCTAATGTGAGCACTCAAAAGTTTGAGGAcaagaaagatgatatttttggaaGCAATACTTCCACAGATAACCCAAACGGTGTTGATGCTCCTGGTGAAATTTCTGAAATACACTTCAAGGAAGTGAAAGGCCCTGAAGAAGCTTACATGGTCCAAGAGAAGAATGATCCTTCACAAGTTGtagcaaaggtcaaggacattgaGGATAAGAGCTTAAAAGATGATAGAGCGACTTTATTGGAGACTTCAAAAAATCTCGATTGTGGTATTGAAACAGCTGATGCAGCATTGGATGGAAAGAGAAATTTAGAAGTTACTGAAATAGTAGATGGAACAAAAGAAGATAATCTGAAAAACTCAACAGAGTTAGAGAGCTACTCTGTTGTTGCTGAAGTAGTAGGGGAGAGCAAGGTTGAGAACCTGGAAAGCGAAAAGACGTCTTTGATCGAAGCTTTTGGAATGGCTGGAGTCTCGTCAGAGCTTGATAAATCTTCCACAGGTAATGAAATGGTCAAAGAAAAGTGTAAAAACTCTGCAAGAAATAAGATAACTTTAGGTGAGATCACCAATTATGCTGGTATTAATAGTGATGCTTCAAATGTCTTTCCTGTGCAAGATAAAACATCTGAAGGTCATGAAGTGACTCAGGAGAAGGGTAAAGAGGCAAAAGATTATGAATGTTCAATTGTCAAGGAAAGCAAGGATGAGAGCATTACAAGCAAGGAAAATTATGCTGAGACTGTCAGAGATCTTGACAAAGAGACAAATGTGGTTGCTGCATTAGGTGCTACTAGAACTATGGATGCTGAGAAGGATAAAGAAGGTGCTCAAGATGAAGAAGGAACAGAGAATCCTAAAGATGAAAACTTAATTATGACTCCGAAATGTGCTGATGTTATGAAGGTAGAAGGAGAGGCTCCTAAACAGGACATCCCAGCTAAGCCCTCCCAACGACATTCAAATAACATAATATCAAAGCTCAAGCAGTCACTCATTAAAGCAAAGAAGATAATGATGGGAAAATCACCAAGTTCAAAAAATATGTCGGCAAAAAGCAAACAAGAAATCAAATGA
- the LOC103974760 gene encoding uncharacterized protein LOC103974760 isoform X2 gives MESEAVPTDQTTDEIVEEKRVINEEIDMNGETNSHPKEPKKMDEEEKLKMVCSTDVEAAVATEAEEKSREKNESIVEDVKEDTESSNNEMSDSVALSAQVVEDEADPQQKAGISVSSEKREDESKKQYESDTQELSPGPVEDGEGNAGEILVEQQESEGVKGQVASDISKVPISETEDKKEEPVLSCTTAESAPKESGEDSQFEEFLVDAHVTGDSSEQKISNSNSSEDDMKVENFASESIEMVPDFLESSDGAGEIMKDTMEERTESRTIEDGVKEVAVVAGFSEVPDVINLIEIAAATSAVGRAEETVKPEVGITDDKQEFRDVEEPVMDQVNGASSSSETVDVSTKEDSSVVSLEMVKDKDDSLENKNEIPLEATYPVKEVVADSEVSKVATFVDPIESSNTTSAIKTIEETQGLEAKIVDGKQEAFTEIDEPEVEEQAMNQANEVDATSETVEVAVKEDKDTVTAEMVEDKDSSLHNLTEAHMEPLATANTPLSTNGTSSIQAFDEVTQDKLIENEEQSIAETSKVDPAGLTADVSIEIIGDKKDDCLEDKTSIELPNGVDVTGEILETPFEEVKDPEDVAMVEEKNDPVEEVADDSDVLVVPAVVHPTESSSTSSTIITTEESREIEAKTIDVKQEAVTEIKEPKVEERKMNQANEVDATSDTVQVAVKEENDMVTVAIEEDNDLNNLSEADVVAIINPVKEDATDFGMPKPHATANITQSTNLTSAIQIADEITQPKAEVIYEKKDKLTEVEEQSMTETNKVDSASLTAEVPLEGEKANVSTQKFEDKKDDIFGSNTSTDNPNGVDAPGEISEIHFKEVKGPEEAYMVQEKNDPSQVVAKVKDIEDKSLKDDRATLLETSKNLDCGIETADAALDGKRNLEVTEIVDGTKEDNLKNSTELESYSVVAEVVGESKVENLESEKTSLIEAFGMAGVSSELDKSSTDKTSEGHEVTQEKGKEAKDYECSIVKESKDESITSKENYAETVRDLDKETNVVAALGATRTMDAEKDKEGAQDEEGTENPKDENLIMTPKCADVMKVEGEAPKQDIPAKPSQRHSNNIISKLKQSLIKAKKIMMGKSPSSKNMSAKSKQEIK, from the exons ATGGAGTCTGAGGCTGTGCCAACAGATCAAACAACTGATGAG ATTGTTGAGGAGAAAAGAGTTATCAACGAGGAGATAGACATGAATGGAGAGACTAATTCCCATCCAAAAGAACCTAAAAAGATGGATGAGGAAGAAAAGCTAAAGATGGTGTGTTCAACAGATGTTGAAGCTGCTGTTGCCACTGAAGCAGAAGAAAAATCCAGAGAAAAGAATGAATCCATTGTTGAGGATGTGAAAGAGGATACAGAATCTAGTAACAATGAGATGTCAGATTCAGTGGCTTTGTCTGCTCAGGTTGTGGAAGATGAAGCAGATCCTCAACAAAAAGCTGGCATTTCAGTTTCTTCAGAGAAAAGAGAAGATGAATCAAAGAAACAATATGAATCTGACACGCAAGAACTGTCACCAGGACCAGTAGAAGATGGAGAAGGGAATGCAGGTGAGATTTTGGTTGAACAACAAGAATCTGAAGGTGTCAAAGGTCAAGTGGCTTCAGATATCTCCAAAGTTCCAATCTCAGAAACAGAGGACAAAAAGGAAGAGCCAGTTTTGTCATGCACTACCGCGGAGTCTGCACCCAAAGAAAGTGGGGAGGATTCCCAATTTGAAGAATTCTTGGTTGATGCTCATGTCACTGGTGATTCTTCAGagcaaaagataagcaactcaaACAGCTCAGAAGATGACATGAAAGTTGAGAATTTTGCATCAGAAAGCATAGAAATGGTTCCAGATTTTCTTGAATCATCTGATGGAGCTGGAGAGATCATGAAGGACACCATGGAAGAACGAACAGAGAGCAGAACAATCGAAGACGGAGTGAAAGAAGTTGCAGTTGTTGCTGGTTTTTCTGAAGTTCCTGATGTCATAAACCTGATTGAGATTGCTGCTGCTACTTCAGCTGTTGGAAGAGCTGAAGAGACTGTAAAGCCAGAAGTTGGAATCACAGATGACAAACAAGAATTTAGAGATGTTGAAGAACCAGTAATGGATCAGGTAAATGGAGCTAGTTCTTCTAGTGAGACTGTTGATGTCTCAACCAAGGAAGACAGCAGTGTTGTAAGTCTTGAAATGGTCAAGGACAAGGATGACAGTTTGGAAAATAAGAATGAGATTCCATTGGAGGCTACATATCCAGTGAAAGAAGTTGTAGCTGACTCTGAAGTGTCTAAAGTTGCCACTTTTGTTGATCCAATTGAGTCCAGTAATACTACTTCAGCTATTAAAACTATTGAGGAAACTCAAGGGCTAGAAGCTAAAATCGTAGATGGCAAGCAAGAAGCATTTACTGAAATTGACGAACCTGAAGTTGAAGAACAAGCAATGAATCAGGCAAATGAAGTTGATGCTACCAGTGAAACTGTGGAGGTTGCAGTAAAGGAAGACAAGGATACTGTAACAGCTGAGATGGTTGAGGATAAGGATAGCAGTTTGCACAATTTGACTGAGGCTCATATGGAACCTCTTGCTACTGCAAATACCCCTCTGTCAACAAATGGCACTTCATCTATTCAAGCTTTTGATGAGGTCACACAAGACAAGTTGATAGAAAATGAAGAACAGTCGATCGCTGAAACAAGCAAAGTTGACCCTGCTGGTTTGACTGCAGATGTGAGCATTGAGATAATTGGGGATAAAAAGGATGATTGTTTAGAAGACAAGACTTCCATAGAGCTACCAAATGGTGTCGATGTGACTGGTGAAATTCTTGAAACCCCTTTTGAGGAAGTGAAAGACCCTGAAGATGTTGCCATGGTAGAAGAGAAGAATGATCCAGTGGAAGAAGTTGCAGATGATTCTGATGTGCTGGTAGTTCCTGCTGTTGTTCATCCAACAGAATCTAGTAGCACTAGTTCAACTATTATAACTACTGAAGAAAGTAGAGAGATTGAAGCTAAAACCATAGATGTCAAGCAAGAAGCAGTAACAGAAATTAAAGAACCAAAAGTCGAAGAACGAAAAATGAACCAGGCAAATGAAGTGGATGCTACTAGTGACACTGTGCAAGTTGCAGTAAAGGAAGAAAATGATATGGTAACAGTTGCAATAGAAGAGGATAACGATTTAAATAATTTAAGTGAGGCTGATGTGGTGGCTATAATAAATCCAGTGAAAGAAGATGCAACTGACTTTGGCATGCCTAAACCTCATGCTACTGCAAATATTACCCAGTCAACAAATCTCACTTCAGCTATTCAAATTGCCGATGAGATCACACAACCAAAAGCTGAAGTCATATATGAGAAGAAAGACAAGTTGACAGAAGTTGAGGAACAATCAATGACTGAAACAAACAAAGTTGATTCTGCTAGTTTAACTGCCGAAGTTCCATTAGAAGGAGAAAAGGCTAATGTGAGCACTCAAAAGTTTGAGGAcaagaaagatgatatttttggaaGCAATACTTCCACAGATAACCCAAACGGTGTTGATGCTCCTGGTGAAATTTCTGAAATACACTTCAAGGAAGTGAAAGGCCCTGAAGAAGCTTACATGGTCCAAGAGAAGAATGATCCTTCACAAGTTGtagcaaaggtcaaggacattgaGGATAAGAGCTTAAAAGATGATAGAGCGACTTTATTGGAGACTTCAAAAAATCTCGATTGTGGTATTGAAACAGCTGATGCAGCATTGGATGGAAAGAGAAATTTAGAAGTTACTGAAATAGTAGATGGAACAAAAGAAGATAATCTGAAAAACTCAACAGAGTTAGAGAGCTACTCTGTTGTTGCTGAAGTAGTAGGGGAGAGCAAGGTTGAGAACCTGGAAAGCGAAAAGACGTCTTTGATCGAAGCTTTTGGAATGGCTGGAGTCTCGTCAGAGCTTGATAAATCTTCCACAG ATAAAACATCTGAAGGTCATGAAGTGACTCAGGAGAAGGGTAAAGAGGCAAAAGATTATGAATGTTCAATTGTCAAGGAAAGCAAGGATGAGAGCATTACAAGCAAGGAAAATTATGCTGAGACTGTCAGAGATCTTGACAAAGAGACAAATGTGGTTGCTGCATTAGGTGCTACTAGAACTATGGATGCTGAGAAGGATAAAGAAGGTGCTCAAGATGAAGAAGGAACAGAGAATCCTAAAGATGAAAACTTAATTATGACTCCGAAATGTGCTGATGTTATGAAGGTAGAAGGAGAGGCTCCTAAACAGGACATCCCAGCTAAGCCCTCCCAACGACATTCAAATAACATAATATCAAAGCTCAAGCAGTCACTCATTAAAGCAAAGAAGATAATGATGGGAAAATCACCAAGTTCAAAAAATATGTCGGCAAAAAGCAAACAAGAAATCAAATGA